The genomic stretch CATCACTGTGTGTTTACCTGTTTGTCATGCTGTTACCTTTTTCAGCAATATCCAGGTGTGAACCAGCTGTCCTCTTCCTTAGGAGGGTTAAGTCTACAGCATTCTCAGCAGCCAGAAAGCTTGAGACCAGTAAACCTTACACATGATAGAAATATTTTACCGGTGTCTTCAGTTCCAGCACCTGTGCCTAACTTGAATTCTGATCTTAGGAAATTAAACTGCAGTCCAGAGTAAGTTTACTGTGTCTGGGACAGCGTCTTACATTTTTTAGTGGGcaataattatttaaaatgtcaaaaaatgTCTAAACCGACTCCTGACTTTAAATCTTAGTGATGAGCTAATAAAACCCCTTTCAATTGAAAATCAATTTATCCCCTGAATACTTACACAAGTATTGAAACTGTCCTGTCATCAGAATACATGACATGCAGTGAGTGTAGCTTGTTTCCTAATActttaataattttgttttatcttCACCTTGTTTTGTCCATTTAAAAAACCCGGTCTTTAATAAACACCTTAATGTTATGCAGTATGTTTAATAGAATATTTCCATAATACTGCATAGGATTTTCCTCACAGAAGTATTATGATCATGCCTGAATACATGTAATAATTtatgaatatattttattatggTAATTCTGCAATCACATATCCTTTTCACCTCTGATTAACATTAAGTAGTATTATCAACTATCCCAAGTCAAGTGCAGCTAAGTACAATGGAAAGTGCTATTCCCCAGAGATTTTGTTTGTAAttccaaaataaatattcttcatTGCCCTAAAGTGATACAGCATCCTTATTGCTGTAGTGACAGTGCATGAAAGCAGAAATCAGAAAACTGAAGGCCAGGAAGTCATTCTTATGTGTGGAACACTTTGGACCACACTGTTTGtgctttgggctttttttaacCTTCAGGTTACACAAAATGAAAGGTTTTTACTCTCTCAGTATTTGGGattgttttctgctgttttattaCATAAATATGACATTCTGAGAACTAGTTAAATACTCTATTGCTTCTGTAGTTCCTTCACTGGAAAAGTCTCTATAATGAATAGAAAAATACATAGTTTTCATTGAGTATTGTACCTAAAGGAGTTCTGTCTCTTAATTGCAAGTTAGTTTTGTTATACTTGCATTGCTGAACTACTAAACTGCGGAGCAGGggagtatttttttatttgtttccttaggaagcctttttaaaaatctgtttgcacttttaaattaaattatcttTGTAAAAACATAGGGTTTCTTAAATGTCTAAGTTCTTTAAAATCAGGTGTTAACACAATGTTTTCaacatcttttaaaatgttgtttttaacataatttttctgtttcctttcagCTCATTTCGATGTACATTGACAAATATTCCACAGACACAGGCTTTGTTAAACAAAGCTAAGCTTCCTTTGGGTTTGTTGCTGCATCCCTTCAGGGACCTAACGGTAAAGtatcttacttttttttcagtgtgtttaTTTTATGTATGCATTTGTTCTATTTTCATTCAAACAATAAAATATAATGAACTCTTAAGTCCTAAGTTTGACAGAAATACCAAAAAATTGTCTGTGACTTAGAGAGGAGGAGAGCAAAAAAAGCCTTGAAGTTGCTACTTCATTGAAATTCATAGGGGAGAACCTTTGGAGAAGTCCTtcaagtttctttttttgttgttggaaaTCTTTGCTTGCCTGTGGTTCTCCGAGGAATCGCCGCTCTGTGTGTTGGGCTCACAACTGTCAGATACCTCTTGAAAAGGTGTTCACAGAGCTCTCCTGGAGAGAGGTGCTTGGGTTGAATGGGTGACTGGCCTGATACTTGCTGTCAATAGAATGTAAGCACAATGTAAGAGTGAAGCTATATTCATAATTGTTAAGCAACTCCTCTCAATATAATTTATTAGCACTTACGTAAAAATGTGAATAACTGTCTGGTATAACTTCCTTTTATAAAATGTGTGTTCTTTGTGTAAGGTTTGCTGTCTGTCATATTTCATACAGAGCCACTCAGAGTTGTCCTATCTGTCGTTATTCCTTTTGCCATAGTAgctgaatttaaaataatttcatttaagaTCTTACTACATCTTTGATTTTGAGATTAGATTATGGCAATaattaaatgttatttcttttgattttaaatGGGCTATTGTTTTTAGTAGACATAATAATTGCTCTATGAAATTGAACTAAACAGCTAAAAGGAAAGATGATAGAAAATGTAGTCTTACAAAGCTTTTATGAACTGTACTGCACAGTGATGTTTTCCATAAAATGTATTATATACCTTTGTGACAGCttttcattgtttctttttagcaatTACCAGTAATAACATCAAGCACAATAGTGAGATGCAGATCCTGCAGGACTTATATCAacccttttgtttctttcattgATCAAAGGCGGTGGAAATGCAACCTGTGCTATAGAGTTAATGATGGTAAGTGACGGTCACGGGAGATGCTTGCATTTATAGAATCTCTTTCAAGTATTTGCATTGTATCAGTCCATGGGATACTTCAGATTAAAACATAGACTATAGTGACAGTGTTCTTATGATCCAGAGATTTTGAAAAACATCTTAAGTCAGATGTGTTGTGCATTTTCTTGAAGCAAAAGATTGTTTTGCAATCTTCAGGGAGACGAAGAAAATGTATTCATATTATGCTGATTACTTGTCTAATGAAATCAGCTAATCCCACTGACTGCAGCTGCAATATGCAAATGGAAACACGGTAACAGCTACAACTGCAATCCAGGCCAGAGGTTATGAGGAACAGTACAGATCGCTGCTCGTTGTGAAATGCTCACTTGCATTGCTGTTTTATAGTTGGGAATATATTGTTGTTCAAAAAAAACCTTTCTAATTACTGAACTTTGATGTTAAAGATATGCTTGAGATATTTGAAATATTCCTTTGTTTTATGTATCCGTAATGTGAATTTTTTGCTGGTGCAATAATTGAAATGTGCCCACATTACTTTGGTTGTAGCTGCAATAACGGTTTTTATTTGCTGACAAAAATATAATCTGtattggggggaatttttttttaatagttccTGAAGAATTTATGTATAATCCTCTGACACGGTCTTATGGAGAGCCTCACAAACGGCCAGAGGTGCAAAATTCTACAGTGGAATTCATTGCTTCCTCAGACTATATGGTAAAAAAAGTTTTCGTGGTAGCTTCAACAGCAATTGCATATTAATATAATAGTGCTTGAAATTAATGTTGCATACTGCTCCTGTGATGTGTATTAATTTTCCTGTGAAGCTCCTCTTAACACCAAGGAATAGTTAAATTCATATTTTGAATTTTGGTTAATGTACGCAGTCAGAAGCTTTTCAGTTAAAGGTAATTCAGTGTATGTTGTAATCCAGTGTAGTTTAATGTGGCACAGTCAGATTTGAATCTGATGCAGTGtaatttctgcctttctccctcattttgaggaggttttgaaAGACCAGTAATAGAATAATAAGCAAATTAATTCAGCTTCAAATTTCTAATTAGTAGttgtgaagaaatgtttcttatTAGGAGTCAGCTTACAATTGCTGTGATAGTGGGGAAAAAACCTAGTTCATAATGACATTATTAGCAGCAGCAAAAATAAATTGTTCTCTTGTCTTTGAATTGAAACACTGTGGCAGAGACATTGAACGGTGAATAAACAGAGCTTGTTACACATCCTATTCTTGGGGGAAGGATGTAGGTAGAATACTTCAACCCTGTTTAATGGATCACATTGTCCATGTACTGAAAGAACAATGGAATTTAAAAGATGGGAGTCCATATCTTTCATCATGTTTGACTGTTGGAAGGAGGGACTAAaacaccctttttttttcctgaagtatAACATTTTATGTTAACTACAAATGGCAGTTACTAACCACTGGGGATTGTGGTTAAATCTATCCACATATTGTTTAGTAAATTACCTTTATTTCATAATGTATACCTTGCATTTTTCTAAGTATTCCCTTTTCCTACTTCCCTTTCTAATGACTAATCACTTTTAACATTTCTTTGAATATGATTTTtgagtggttttgttttgttttttttttttactttgtagCTTCGTCCTCCTCAGCCTGCggtatatttatttgttttagatGTGTCTCATAATGCAGTGGAAGCTGGATATTTGACAATAGTCTGCCAGTCATTGCTGGAAAACCTAGACAAGTAAGAGTATAAATAACCTTTTCAAATCAGCTAACATGTTGTTATGAAGAAttgtaaatttaaattttgaagGAAATTTCAAAGTGTCTAAACATTCTGTCCCTAAAGAGCAGAAGTTCCATGGCCTGGAATTTCTTCCTGGCGTGTGTATCTGCATATAATTTACTTATTTATCTGCAAGGAATATTTAGCTGTAACTTCTAACAACATGTTGATTGtacaaagatttttaaattgcattcttcccccctgccaagaacaaaaaaaataataaattacagAGCTTAAATTGTCTGGTTCTTGTGCTGAAATGTCTGAGGTGCTGCAAACTGGATTATTGTAACCATGAGAGTGAGACTGCCTAGGTGAATTGTGTtgtcagtttggtttttttggatcACAGTTACCCAGATCTACCTGTGCcaatttttgtgtgttttcagtTTTGCACTGGGACAGCATGTATGGGACTGTTGCTCGTGCTTTTTGAGCGAGTATTAATGAGCTTCACTGTGTTCATGCCTTTTGACAGCTAATCCTGTGGAGGCCTTGCCTTGAAAATTCCTTTCTACAAGTTTTTCTTGGGGAACTTGGTTTTCTCATGAAGAAACCAACATATACATTAAAAATCTTCACTTCAATTTTTTGGTTCAGTCTTTCTTTGTTCAGTTTTTTACAGCTGTTTTGTCAACAGATTCTCAGAAACATGCTTAATTATTTTAGGAAAATTCATAAAATCCCATGCAAAGTCTACAAGAAAATCAGTGCATCCACCTGATTTATATACCCAGATGGTAACAACAATATTTGCCTCTACTGCTTTTGGTCACTGTCATGGTTTTCAGCACTTCATGatgttttttatattttatttgagAAATCCCATGTAGTCTTTAATTTTGTATTATGCCTGCCATACACTGAAATATGGTCCACATGAGAAGTAAGTATATTGCGTTGTAGAGACATTGGATTTTGGCTTAGAGCTGTAAGTACTCTCTAACTACAGCTACACTAACTACATTAGTGAATGGGGGGGCTCTGAATTAGGAAAGAGCACAATGCAATGTTTTCTATTAAAGAACTGAGAAGGCTGCCTTCTTTCATGTGTCAGTGTAACATTTAAATGAACCTATAAAGTTCTCTTTTGGAACAAAACATCAATTAATAATGAGTGCTTGTCTGTAACACTTGGTTTCATAAACTATGTCATTACCCCagcttttcagaaaatattgaGGGGATATTGCTTGTGTTCATGCTTCAGATCTCCCTTCTTATGTTCTCCCTTCACTTCTTTACACATGAACTGAGTTTCTGCTAACATCAGCAGGAGCCCTGAGTATCTTTATGCCTTGAGAGAGAGATTTAGGGCTTaatagtttatttttaattgcttcaGGCTGCCTGGAGATTCAAGAACAAGAATAGGGTTCATAACGTTTGACAGCACTGTTCAGTTTTACAACTTGCAAGAAGGTTTATCACAGCCTCAGATGCTGATTGTCTCAGATATTGATGgtaagtaaaaagaaaatgggagTTGAATTTTTGAAAacctattatttattttttcccagaacGAAGGCTAGAATCTCTCAACTATTTGGTATTTTACAGagtatttttttgaaaaatagtCTTGCACTAACTACAGAGTAGGTCATGTTTAAAATGTGAAATTCAAAGGTTAATTTTGCTTTGAATAGGACAAGCTTTGTATAGACTGTATTACTCTCTCTAACACACATATTAGAAAAGTAGACTGTTTTGTGGTGTGTGTGTATAGCAGTGGGCAATGAAATGTTTTGTTCTATTTTAGTGTTACctttttataataaaaaagtttttttcttttctctacaGATATTTTCCTACCTACACCAGATAGTTTACTTGTAAATCTCCATGAAAGCAAAGAGGTATGATTGCTCAAAATACATCATTAAATTTAAGGTGTTAAATGTTCAAAATAGATGCTCGTGTTAAACTTTGAATTCAAGCTTATCTTCATGATATGTAGTTCCAATGCTAATTTTTCATTATGGAATTATTACATGTTGTTTCtttgatacatcatagcttttaaaattacaaCTTTGTTTTCGTTAGTGTGTTAAAACTAAACTATTTGGTACTAATTCTTCCACTTCAGTCATGGCAATACAGCTTTTtagaaacagcagaaaatgtCAAACTTACAAAATCTCATTTGTTCTGCAGCTGATAAAAGATCTACTGAATGCATTACCAAATATGTTCACCAATACTAGAGAAACACACAGTGCATTGGGCCCTGCTCTTCAGGCTGCGTTTAAACTGATGTCTCCAACGGGTGGTCGGATCTCCGTGTTTCAAACCCAGTTACCGTCTTTGGGAGCGGGGCTTTTGCATTCCAGAGAAGATCCCAATCAAAGGTCAAGCACAAAGGTAAAAACCTTACTACTAATTTCAAGAGACTAAGGACTGGCCATGTCTTTCTGACTTGCATAGTTCTGCAGATCAatgcttggttttattttataacAATTCACTAAACTTTAATTATGTCTGTGTTTATGCATTTAAGATCACTAGTTTATACATGTATGGGTGGTGTTGTTTTGAAGTGTGTGAGCTGTCTTTTGGCCTTTGGTGCATCATTTTTCTTGGCAAGCAAAAGAAGCTGCAAATATTTGTGATTGGTTTGTGACCAGTTACTCAGATGCTGCTGAATAGTACGTCTTTTGTTCCATGAAGTCTAAAAACCGTGATTGTTGCCTTAACTCTTCCCTGTATGATTTATTCACTAAAGGTGGTCCAGCATCTTGGTCCAGCAACAGACTTTTATAAGAAGTTGGCACTGGACTGCTCCGGCCAGCAGACTGCTGTGGATTTATTTCTCTTAAGTTCACAATATTCTGATCTAGCTTCTCTTGGTAAGGAGTACCCTCTTTCTGCACTGTTGTCTCTCTTCAGAAGCATAGGCTACCTCAAGAATTCTTAAATCATGTAAATATTTTAGCATGTCTGTAATTGCAGCTCATGTTGCAAAGGAATTGACTTTGAAGTTGATAGAAGTAAAGAACAGAAGTATTACAGTGGTGGTATCAGACAACTTATTCTAGGATTTCAAAGTTTTAAATGAGAAGTATTCTCCTGCTCAAGAACAGGAAACAGAAACATGGCAAGGAATAAATGAAGTTTAATTATAGGGGTAGAACAGAGTTTTCATCTTTCAGTAATTATCCAAGATTTGtctctgcacacacacataaTTTTGCCTCTACACTATTAGATGTTTCTGCAAGCACTTCAGTCTTAGCTGCCAAAGGTAGGATGCTTATTGAGCTTGGTGTATAATTAGGTCATTATGTATTGGGGTGgttcatttctgttttcagtggtCTGAGTCTGGGACAGTTCTCACTGTCTTACAGATGTGGGTGATATTGAGAAGATGAACATAGATGTGACTTGTGGAAATCTGGACACAATTTTTTGTCCTGATTTCACATTACAGTTTTACTTCTTAACTGTATCTTTCCTTCCTTCACAGCTTGCATGTCTAAGTATTCTGCTGGATGCATCTATTACTATCCATCTTTCCATCGTACCCATAATCCTGCTCAGGCTGAAAAGTTGCAAAAAGACCTGAAAAGATACCTTACAAGAAAGATTGGATTTGAAGCAGTTATGCGCATAAGATGTACGAAAGGTATGTCTTAAATACTGATTCATATGGAAAGGTTGGTGTAGGTGTGTTAGCAATCATTTTGATTGTGCTTAGTCTTAAGCAACATCAAATtgaatgttatttttctttcaagagtAAGATAGTTACCTTCTTTATGTCAAGTTAGCTTTTggtgttttcttgttttgttttttagttGATGGTACCATCTCACTGTAAGTTGACATGTGTAGTGTAAGGGCATAATTTTGGACTTGGAACACTTTGGAGTGTTCAGAATTGAACATGAACTCTACAGGATCTTGCTGAAATGTCTAATGATTCATTTAATTGGTTCTACATGATAgaatttttactgttttcttaaACCTTAGCGTGAGGGCTGTGGGTTTTAGTTATTGATAAGAGTTTTCTATGCTGTTTTAACCTCACTCTGAATTATTGAATCTGCTTCTAGGTCTTTCAATACacactttccatgggaatttttttgtaCGATCTACTGATTTACTGTCCCTTGCCAATGTCAATCCTGATGCTGGATTTGCAGTACAAATGTCCATAGAGGAAAGTCTGACTGACAcatctttggtttgttttcaaacagcTCTTTTGTATACTTCCAGCAAAGGTAAATAAATTCAAATTAATTGGTCAGtgggctttttgtttctttttataatGTAATGTTTGTATAGTTAGTTACAAAGCCTTTTGTTGTGCTCTGTACCCTACGAGGATCTTGTCAGAGCTAGTAAGCCTACTTGGCAGTTAATCACACACTGGAAATCCGTACAAATTCTGTTTCAGTGTGAAAATTTCATCTCCATCTGACATAGTACTGATTCAGCACGACTCTTTTACTTAAAAGTCTGGCCATTGTTACCAGCAGTAACATGTTTGGCAGGCACTTGGCCCAAATGCACAGACGGATGGATTGGAACAAGCTGCAGTTCTACATTGGGTGGGCATAAAGAATAGCAGCTAATTTCTATGGTGGAAGATGCCACAAAATTTTGGTATGGATATCAGTGTATTTGTTTGTAGGATCAAGACACCTATTGTGAATGTTGCTAGTTTGTGTTACCAATTTGAGCTGCTTTAGAGCAGAATTTGAACAGATTGACACAGGATTGGGAGACAGTGTTGCAGCAATTTCCTGACTGGTATGTTTTCTAGAATGGGTGCATCTTAGATGGGAGGACATACTGTAATGACTGAATTTGTTTACTTCTACCAGGAGAGAAGTCATAATGATTTCTCCACTTATTTCTCTAGGTGAGCGTCGAATTCGAGTGCACACACTTTGCTTGCCCGTAGTGAGTTCCCTGTCTGATGTGTATGCAGGAGCAGATGTACAAGCAGTCGTGTGCCTCTTAGCAAACATGGGTGAGTAGAGACCAGAGAGATTCAcatggtttttttcactttcctaatTTTGCCAGTCATTTAAATGAAGTAGTGAGCAAAGCCTGGATATTATAGAAAAGGTTGGAGTGCAGCACACTGAAGCCTGTGAGTGCAAAAGATGACAAACCCAAATTTGTACTGAAACTGCAAACTGAAATATTCCTTGTTCTGAATACTTAGATGACTTTAATCTTTTAAAAGGAGCCTTCTTTCTTTGTTCTCTGGATGTTAGTAAAGGACAAAGAATCATAACATACTTGGATCAAAACTCTCATTTTTGTATCGTCATTATCATTGTTGTTCACTCAAACTTTAGCATTCTAAGACTACTTAAGAAACAGCGATTCAGTTTAGTGGGTTGCTGGAGACTAAAAAGGAACTTCTGGCAACAGTCTGTCTGAAGTACTGGTTTTCCATCCCTCTATCCTACTGTTGCTAGGTTGAGGACTTTTACTTATCCCTTACTTGTGGGTCATAAGTAGCTGTTTCATAGACATAGCTGTTAAATATGTAGGACTCTGTGCAGCATTTTAGTATGTGCTATATTGTATATTAATAGTGAAATCAATTACAAGAAATACATTGtaattctgtgtcttttgggattggaactagatgatctttaaggtcctttccaacccaaacctttctgtgaTCTCCTCTTAAATACACATTCAGTCCAGCAGGTGGCTTCCTCTAACCAAAGGATTTGCAGCCCTTGCTCAACAGAGAAAGATTTACATTTACATAGTGCACTTACACTAATCAGAATTATGCCACTGAAGTAATGGAAGAAATATCTTGGgggggggcaaaaaaaaaaaaatcaaaattaattgcTGCAAATCTTGTCTTGGAGGGTGGGCAACAACATTTCAACAATAGCTAAGTTGTTTGTATAAGGTTTAAAGCAGGATTTATATTTAGACTCCACTTTGTATGAttgctttaaaaatttcttttaattctcCAAGAGTACAAACTATGGAGCCAAAATTAGCCACACTATCTTTTCACATTGTGAAAGTGAGTTCCTTTATGGACAGTCATCTAATTTACTCCTAAAAAAAGTAGGAACACAGAtgtggtttgggggatttttagtcTGAAAACATAACCCAGAAGCACTactaaaattttcaaaattctaGGGAATGAGTGAGGCCATCTCTAGTAACTTCTTGCCTCCTTCTAACCCACCAGCTGTGGATCGCTCGGTTTCATCCAGCCTTGCAGATGCAAGAGATGCCTTAGTCAATGCCGTGGTGGACTCCTTGGCAGCATATATGTCAACTGCCTCAAATCTGCAGCAGTCCATGCTGATAGCACCAACTTCCCTCAAGCTCTTTCCACTCTATATTTTGGCTCTTCTCAAACAGGTATGTATAATCTAGTGGATTACTGTTTGATGTTTAGTTTGTTGTTCCATTTGAGGAATTCTTCAGTTCTAAGTCAAGCAATGTCTGCACTTCTCTCAAATTATGGAAATTGGATTATCATCTTCGTGCAGACAGGACTTTAATGTAGAAGATGACTGTAGTagcttattttaaattattaatgtCTGAACCATTTATTAGTTTTCTTAATTTTGAATTTcttatgttttgttttaaattgttttacaatgaaaataaatatataatttacAACTAGCATTTCTCAGATTTTGGCGGCTAATTAGTGTAGCCCATTAAGATTGTTGGAAACTTCTTATTAGTacttcttcatttttattttatgatgCAAAAACAAGTCAAGTATTTTTCAATACATAGTTTTTGTAGTTTaaagttccaagaagaaaaatgagttTCCATGGAGATACAGTGAAATTTATTACAGAAACTGAAGTGATATAGTTGAAAGTTCACATAGAAGTagttactacttttttttttttaatgatatcTTTGTTTGGCTTACTGAACATCATACTTAAAAAGAGAGAGCTTCCTGCAGGGTTTTGTTACGAATAAATCTCACATCTTTAAACTTTTCATGTCTGTCAGTTCTTGGTTCTCTTACGATGAATAAACCTTTATATAAGTTTTGTAAGAGATCTAACCATAGTTTTCTTCAGCTTAGTGATTTCTTCAGTCTCTAGTATACTGATTATGATCTTTTGATACTTGCATAACAAATGCAGTTAATGACGGGGAAAAAGCAGACCATTTATTATCAAGAAAATCTGTGTAAAAGACAGAAATTAGAGTGGTTGAGAAAAGTTGtttaggtttggggttttttttatctttaCTAACAATAGTAAAACATAGAGAAACCAAAATCAAAATGCTTGTGGCAACCAAGGAGGAGTGATGTCCTTAGTTTTGTTGTAGAAGTGAATATGAATTTTAATCATAGGAATGTTCTCCATTGAGTCACAATGTGATGTTTACTTCATTGTATTGCTTCTCACAGCAATTGTGTAGCAGTTGCTTCTAAAGGAAATCTGAAAAATTCATTAGGagagagttaaaaaaaattttatccTATGGCAGTCTAGTTTCTCCTATGAAACATGAAAGTATGTTTCCCTTCCAAAGCTTTTCCTTAACACTGAATTCTCACTACTGTAAATTGAGTTAATCTTGTGCACGTATGTACCTTGCCTGAACTCTGCTTGTCTCATATCTTTCATGTGATAGCTTGCATTGGTGAGTTTCACAGGCCAGTATCATCTGTCAagaataaaaatgagaaatgcTGGTCCAATTGCATGCAAATTTTAGACAAACTGAGGGAGAAACTTATTCCCCTTCATCAGTAAGAAGGGACAGTGGATTATGTTTTAAACATATTCTGCTCAAGGTCTATGATTAAGATTCTATCAATAAGATACATTTTTATACAAAAGCTCTGCCACCTTTGATTGACAGTTTCAGAAATCTGAAATGCACTCCTACACGTGACATAAAATACAGGATTTGTTTGAGTAGTGATGTTGTTCTCCTGCAGAAAGCCTTCAGAACAGGCACAAGTACACGCTTGGATGATCGTGTCTATGCAATGTGCCAGATGAAGAGCCAGCCTCTTGTTCATTTGATGAAGATGATACACCCCAACTTGTACAGAATAGACAAGTTGACTGATGAGGTAATGTATGAAGCCTGGTTATAGCATTTTCTAGTTTTAATGGCCCGTTAGACTTGGTGTTGTGCTGCAGTAATTTTATGTTGTTATTGTAATATAAACAGAGCATTTTCATgaagttataaaaaaaaaaatcaaaaacattCTTTTCAAGTTTTGAGTTCCAAGTATGGTAGTGTGGTATAAGCAGAACTGTGGTTTACTTCATCTTGTTTCAATGACCACAGTAATTCCATAATTTTTTATTATACAAAGAAAGTAAAGAAAACTTAATGTATTGGAAACAGTAATTCCATAATTTCTTATTATACAAAGAAAGTAAAGAAAACTTTATGTATTGGAAACATCTTCAGTGTGTTTTTATTAGTTAGCACTGTCTGTGGTAAATGGGTGTAGTAGATCTGATGGATGATTCAGGGTTTTCCATACAGAAATCAGATACAGTTGCCTGCAATAACCTTCCAGTGGTTTCTGACTGAAGTGGATAAAACAGAATTGTACTTCTACATGGTTATGATCAGACTGAGAAAGTATTCCGTGTACAAAACCAGGTTTTATTAATTCATCCTCTATAGACATAGCCTAGGAAAtggatgcatttttttaatagcaagAAGCAAGATGGAATTTTATTTAAGGTCAAAGTTATTTATAATTGCAAAAATAAGGGGTTTTATAAGTAAGATTTTAGGAGTTTTTTAGTCCCTAGTTTTGGAAAAGTATATGTAGGAGTTTGTTTCTAAGTGATACAAGATTATATGGTAAACTGAATAGTTTCTCTTGTGGTGATGTTGTATTGTTCAGCACAACCTCTGAGCTATTTGTAGTCTTAAAGCTTCTTTTAAGGTATTTCATAAACTCAAATAGGTGAGTCTAAACTCAGTATTCTTCAGTGGAGTTAGTCTTTTTATACTTCACCCCTCCCAGTCTTTGAGATACCAACTTCAACTGGCCTT from Aphelocoma coerulescens isolate FSJ_1873_10779 chromosome 4, UR_Acoe_1.0, whole genome shotgun sequence encodes the following:
- the SEC24B gene encoding protein transport protein Sec24B isoform X1, with the translated sequence MSAPAGLPPRPAAAAAFSPGGPGSSLEAAAPASGAPRCQNGPMQSQMQFPSGYGSHLPNYSAPSGHYSQVPNKAAASHLDNQYRASYYPGYYSAPAQNVTTSVGSNVLNAQESQQLYNNTPPHSGGSSDRPVQGAISSASYLHMSAQQSYSAFDNHYSTSVSSSVASQGFPLNSDHYAMPVVSGAMYPNVSYPPVAAGGVYGQTFTSQSLPAVGQFKETNAFSSQSTSVPHSVQQHVPMGYNTTLSTVSSAQSVQDNLSRNLTGSVAKVNNQINTGGIDSSQPGHSVSQNVPFTKPGAGTSASSAAMSSVRSPAPSLSSKPPSSPSVTQSPELALQEGMQYGGYVNNQASSAPAPLSSSSDDEEEDEEDEEAALDSSSTTSSASPVLNNYDALEGGGYPETRSVTSSPVPTPSVLQTSKASKPFGYGYPALQPGYQNATPPTPVQPSNPGHHPGFQHYPQQYPGVNQLSSSLGGLSLQHSQQPESLRPVNLTHDRNILPVSSVPAPVPNLNSDLRKLNCSPDSFRCTLTNIPQTQALLNKAKLPLGLLLHPFRDLTQLPVITSSTIVRCRSCRTYINPFVSFIDQRRWKCNLCYRVNDVPEEFMYNPLTRSYGEPHKRPEVQNSTVEFIASSDYMLRPPQPAVYLFVLDVSHNAVEAGYLTIVCQSLLENLDKLPGDSRTRIGFITFDSTVQFYNLQEGLSQPQMLIVSDIDDIFLPTPDSLLVNLHESKELIKDLLNALPNMFTNTRETHSALGPALQAAFKLMSPTGGRISVFQTQLPSLGAGLLHSREDPNQRSSTKVVQHLGPATDFYKKLALDCSGQQTAVDLFLLSSQYSDLASLACMSKYSAGCIYYYPSFHRTHNPAQAEKLQKDLKRYLTRKIGFEAVMRIRCTKGLSIHTFHGNFFVRSTDLLSLANVNPDAGFAVQMSIEESLTDTSLVCFQTALLYTSSKGERRIRVHTLCLPVVSSLSDVYAGADVQAVVCLLANMAVDRSVSSSLADARDALVNAVVDSLAAYMSTASNLQQSMLIAPTSLKLFPLYILALLKQKAFRTGTSTRLDDRVYAMCQMKSQPLVHLMKMIHPNLYRIDKLTDETTIHVNDRVVPQPPLQKLSAEKLTREGAFLMDCGSVFYLWIGKNCDNNFIKDVLGYPNYASVPQKMTQLPEVDAPSSERTRSFISWLRDSRPLSPVLQVIKDENPAKTDFFQHLIEDRTEAAFSYYEFLLNIQQQICK
- the SEC24B gene encoding protein transport protein Sec24B isoform X2, translated to MSAPAGLPPRPAAAAAFSPGGPGSSLEAAAPASGAPRCQNGPMQSQMQFPSGYGSHLPNYSAPSGHYSQVPNKAAASHLDNQYRASYYPGYYSAPAQNVTTSVGSNVLNAQESQQLYNNTPPHSGGSSDRPVQGAISSASYLHMSAQQSYSAFDNHYSTSVSSSVASQGFPLNSDHYAMPVVSGAMYPNVSYPPVAAGGVYGQTFTSQSLPAVGQFKETNAFSSQSTSVPHSVQQHVPMGYNTTLSTVSSAQSVQDNLSRNLTGSVAKVNNQINTGGIDSSQPGHSVSQNVPFTKPGAGTSASSAAMSSVRSPAPSLSSKPPSSPSVTQSPELALQEALDSSSTTSSASPVLNNYDALEGGGYPETRSVTSSPVPTPSVLQTSKASKPFGYGYPALQPGYQNATPPTPVQPSNPGHHPGFQHYPQQYPGVNQLSSSLGGLSLQHSQQPESLRPVNLTHDRNILPVSSVPAPVPNLNSDLRKLNCSPDSFRCTLTNIPQTQALLNKAKLPLGLLLHPFRDLTQLPVITSSTIVRCRSCRTYINPFVSFIDQRRWKCNLCYRVNDVPEEFMYNPLTRSYGEPHKRPEVQNSTVEFIASSDYMLRPPQPAVYLFVLDVSHNAVEAGYLTIVCQSLLENLDKLPGDSRTRIGFITFDSTVQFYNLQEGLSQPQMLIVSDIDDIFLPTPDSLLVNLHESKELIKDLLNALPNMFTNTRETHSALGPALQAAFKLMSPTGGRISVFQTQLPSLGAGLLHSREDPNQRSSTKVVQHLGPATDFYKKLALDCSGQQTAVDLFLLSSQYSDLASLACMSKYSAGCIYYYPSFHRTHNPAQAEKLQKDLKRYLTRKIGFEAVMRIRCTKGLSIHTFHGNFFVRSTDLLSLANVNPDAGFAVQMSIEESLTDTSLVCFQTALLYTSSKGERRIRVHTLCLPVVSSLSDVYAGADVQAVVCLLANMAVDRSVSSSLADARDALVNAVVDSLAAYMSTASNLQQSMLIAPTSLKLFPLYILALLKQKAFRTGTSTRLDDRVYAMCQMKSQPLVHLMKMIHPNLYRIDKLTDETTIHVNDRVVPQPPLQKLSAEKLTREGAFLMDCGSVFYLWIGKNCDNNFIKDVLGYPNYASVPQKMTQLPEVDAPSSERTRSFISWLRDSRPLSPVLQVIKDENPAKTDFFQHLIEDRTEAAFSYYEFLLNIQQQICK